CGTAGACCCGATCGTTGAGCCCGGCGCCGTGCAGCAGGTTCAACGCCCAGCGCACCGGCTGACCGTCCGGGGTGACCACGTCGAAGGAGTTGAGCCGGGCGTTGTGCGCCCGATCCAGCACCCCGGTCATCACGCCGTGCACGGCGAGCGCGGTCAGCGCCAGCGGCCGGCGCTCCTGCGCGGCGGCCACCACCTGCTCGGTGGCCTCCGCATAGTCGGTGGCGTCGACCAGGACGCCGAGGACATTCCGCTTTCTCACGCTGCCGGCACCCACTTGTCCATGTTGGCCTCGTAGATCTCACGCATGATCATTGGTACGTCGTAGACCTGCTTCCAGTCCGGGTAGTCGGCCTGGAACGCCTCGTTGGAACCGATCCACCACTTGTGGTCACCGATCCGGTTGGCGGCCACGTACTCGGTCACCATCTCCTGCCCGGTGATCTGCTCGGCCAGTGCGAACGCCTCCCGGTTGGAGGTGTTCGAGTGCCGGCCGCCACCGAGGTTGTAGACCGCCGCCGAGCGCGGGTTGCGGAAGAACGCCTCGAACGCGGAGACCACGTCCGAGCTGTGGATCGCGTCCCGGACCTGCTTGCCCTGGTATCCGAAGATCTTGTACGTCCGGCGTTCCATGTTGGCCCGCATCACGTAACCGAGGAAGCCGTGCAGCTCGGTCGCCGAGTGCGCCGGCCCGGTGAGCGTCCCGCCCCGGAAGCAGGCCGTCCGCATGTCGAAGTACCGACCGTACTCCTGCACCATCACGTCGGCGGCGACCTTGGAGGCGCCGAAGATCGAATGCAGGCAGGCGTCGATCGACATGTCCTCGCGGATGCCCTGCTCGTACGGGTGGCCCGGCTCGATCTCCCACCGGGTCTCCAGCTCGACCAGGGGCAGGCTGTTCGGCCGGTCGCCGTAGACCTTGTTTGTGGAGCAGTGGATGACCGCTGCCTCGATGCAGTGCTCGCGGACGTTCTGTAGGACGTTGAGGGTGCCGGCGGCGTTCACGTCGAAATCGGTGAACGGGTCCCGGACCGCCCAGTCGTGCGAGGGCTGCGCGGCGGTGTGGATCACCACGGCGACGTCCCGGCCGTACCGCTTGAACAGCGCGCCGAGCGCGGCCCGGTCGCGGATGTCGATGCTGTGATGCGAGTACGCCCCGCCCAGCTCGTCGGTCAGCCGGCGGACGTTCCACGCGGTGGACGCCTCCTCGCCGAAGAACTCCTGCCGCATGTCGTTGTCGATGCCGACGACGTCCAGGCCGAGGCCGGCGAAGTGCCGGACCGCCTCGGAGCCGATCAGCCCGCCCGAACCGGTCACGAACGCGACACTCACGAGCCACTCCTGGTGCGTCGGAGGCAGAAACCATCGGAGCATAGCGTGACGTCCGGAACGCCCCGATACGGAGCGAGGGCCCCGCGTTGTCGCGGAGCCCTCGGCTGTGGTGGGGAAGGGGGGAGTTGAACCCCCACGCCCTTTCGGGCACACGGACCTGAACCGTGCGCGTCTGCCATTCCGCCACTTCCCCGTGGCTTGACCCTGGACAGCGTAGCCAGTGCCGAATCCGCTGTTGCCAGCGGGCCTCGGCCATATTACGCGGCCCTGGTCATCGCCGCGAATGGCATTCGCTGCGGGCAGCGGTTACCGTTCGTGGCGGACGAAAGAGTAGCACGAGGATCGCCAACCCATCCGAACGGGCAGTGGCCTGCCGGCAGAGCGGCGTGTGAGCTGCGTGCGCTCTGGGCGGATACCATCATGTCCTCGGGACCCGAGGAGGAGCCGGTGAGCGTGCTGCAACGCTTCGAGAAGCGTCTGGAAGGCCTGGTCGAAGGGGCATTCGCCAAGGTCTTCAAGGGGGTGGTGCACCCCGTGGAGATCCTCAACGCCATGCAGCGGGAGGCCGAGGCGCACAAGGCCATCCTGGCCGGTGGGCGCACGTTGGTGCCCAACCGCTACGTGATCGATCTCTCGCCGTACGACCACAGTCGGCTGGCGCCGTACGCCGCCGCGCTGGCCCAGGAACTGGCCCAGTCGCAGGCGGAGTTCATCGGCGAGCAGGCCTGGACGGTCTACGGCGACGTGATCGTCGAGATCGAGCGCGGCGAAGGGCTGGACACCGGCATGTTCCGGGTCACCGCCGAGGTCTACACCGGCGGCGAGGTCGCCCCGGTCTCGGCGCCCGGTTACGACGCCGGCCCGCCCGGCTACCCCGCTTACGAGCAGGGCGGCGGTTACGGCCCCCCGCCGGGGCACGGTGGCGGACGTAACATCCGGCTGGTTTCCGGCGA
This DNA window, taken from Micromonospora sp. FIMYZ51, encodes the following:
- a CDS encoding NAD-dependent epimerase/dehydratase family protein — its product is MLRWFLPPTHQEWLVSVAFVTGSGGLIGSEAVRHFAGLGLDVVGIDNDMRQEFFGEEASTAWNVRRLTDELGGAYSHHSIDIRDRAALGALFKRYGRDVAVVIHTAAQPSHDWAVRDPFTDFDVNAAGTLNVLQNVREHCIEAAVIHCSTNKVYGDRPNSLPLVELETRWEIEPGHPYEQGIREDMSIDACLHSIFGASKVAADVMVQEYGRYFDMRTACFRGGTLTGPAHSATELHGFLGYVMRANMERRTYKIFGYQGKQVRDAIHSSDVVSAFEAFFRNPRSAAVYNLGGGRHSNTSNREAFALAEQITGQEMVTEYVAANRIGDHKWWIGSNEAFQADYPDWKQVYDVPMIMREIYEANMDKWVPAA
- a CDS encoding DUF3662 and FHA domain-containing protein, whose protein sequence is MSSGPEEEPVSVLQRFEKRLEGLVEGAFAKVFKGVVHPVEILNAMQREAEAHKAILAGGRTLVPNRYVIDLSPYDHSRLAPYAAALAQELAQSQAEFIGEQAWTVYGDVIVEIERGEGLDTGMFRVTAEVYTGGEVAPVSAPGYDAGPPGYPAYEQGGGYGPPPGHGGGRNIRLVSGDGRTYPLQMGSTVIGRGDQANLRLPDVGISRRHARLDFDGGQVVLTDLGSTNGTMVNGQRVSAVALNPGDMIQLGTTTLTFRVDG